In Alkalihalobacterium alkalinitrilicum, a genomic segment contains:
- the groL gene encoding chaperonin GroEL (60 kDa chaperone family; promotes refolding of misfolded polypeptides especially under stressful conditions; forms two stacked rings of heptamers to form a barrel-shaped 14mer; ends can be capped by GroES; misfolded proteins enter the barrel where they are refolded when GroES binds), giving the protein MAKDIKFSEDARRSMLRGVDALANAVKVTLGPKGRNVVLEKKFGSPLITNDGVTIAKEIELEDPFENMGAKLVAEVASKTNDIAGDGTTTATVLAQAMIREGLKNVTSGANPMVIRKGIEKATRVAVEELQNISKPIEGKESIAQVAAISSADDEVGKIIAEAMERVGNDGVITIEESKGFTTELEVVEGMQFDRGYASPYMVTDSDKMEAVLENPYVLITDKKIASIQEVLPVLEQVVQQGRPILIIAEDVEGEALATLVVNKLRGTFNAVAVKAPGFGDRRKAMLEDIAILTGGEVITEDLGLDLKSADITQLGRAAKVVVTKETTTIVEGAGESDKIAARVNQIKAQVEETTSDFDKEKLQERLAKLAGGVAVLKVGAATETEMKERKLRIEDALNSTRAAVEEGIVAGGGTALMNVYKAVAAVQADGDEQTGVNIVLRALEEPVRQIAHNAGLEGSVVVERLKGEAVGVGFNAATGEWVNMVEAGIVDPAKVTRSALQNAASVSAMFLTTEAVIADQPDENGGGMPDMAGMGGMGGMGGMM; this is encoded by the coding sequence ATGGCAAAAGATATTAAATTCAGTGAAGACGCTCGTCGCTCTATGCTTCGTGGTGTAGATGCATTAGCAAATGCTGTTAAAGTAACATTAGGACCAAAAGGACGTAACGTTGTTCTTGAAAAGAAGTTCGGTTCTCCTTTAATTACTAATGATGGTGTAACAATTGCTAAAGAAATTGAACTTGAAGATCCGTTTGAAAATATGGGTGCAAAGTTAGTTGCTGAAGTTGCTAGCAAAACGAACGACATTGCTGGTGATGGTACGACAACGGCAACTGTTCTTGCGCAAGCAATGATCCGTGAAGGGTTAAAGAACGTAACATCTGGTGCAAACCCAATGGTTATCCGTAAAGGGATTGAAAAAGCAACTCGTGTTGCTGTTGAAGAATTACAAAACATCTCTAAGCCAATCGAAGGTAAAGAGTCTATCGCTCAAGTAGCGGCAATCTCTTCTGCTGACGATGAAGTTGGTAAAATTATTGCAGAAGCAATGGAGCGCGTTGGTAACGATGGTGTTATCACAATTGAAGAGTCAAAAGGATTTACAACTGAGCTTGAAGTTGTAGAAGGTATGCAATTTGACCGTGGATATGCTTCGCCATACATGGTAACAGACTCTGATAAAATGGAAGCTGTTTTAGAAAACCCTTATGTTCTTATCACTGATAAGAAAATTGCAAGCATCCAAGAAGTATTACCTGTACTTGAGCAAGTGGTACAACAAGGTCGTCCAATCTTAATTATTGCTGAAGATGTTGAAGGTGAAGCGCTAGCAACATTAGTTGTTAACAAACTTCGTGGTACATTTAACGCTGTAGCTGTAAAAGCTCCTGGTTTTGGTGACCGTCGTAAAGCAATGCTAGAAGACATCGCAATCTTAACAGGTGGTGAAGTAATTACAGAAGACTTAGGATTAGATCTTAAATCTGCTGACATTACTCAACTTGGTCGCGCTGCAAAAGTTGTTGTAACAAAAGAAACAACAACGATCGTGGAAGGTGCAGGCGAGTCTGATAAAATTGCTGCTCGTGTAAACCAAATTAAAGCACAAGTAGAAGAAACAACTTCTGATTTTGATAAAGAAAAATTACAAGAGCGTTTAGCTAAATTAGCTGGCGGTGTAGCTGTTCTTAAAGTTGGTGCTGCTACCGAAACTGAAATGAAAGAGCGTAAACTTCGTATTGAAGATGCTCTAAACTCAACTCGTGCTGCGGTTGAAGAAGGTATCGTAGCTGGTGGTGGTACTGCATTAATGAACGTTTACAAAGCAGTAGCTGCTGTTCAAGCGGATGGCGATGAGCAAACAGGTGTAAACATCGTACTTCGTGCTTTAGAAGAGCCAGTTCGCCAAATTGCACACAATGCAGGGCTTGAAGGATCTGTTGTTGTTGAGCGCTTAAAAGGCGAAGCAGTTGGAGTAGGTTTCAACGCTGCAACGGGTGAGTGGGTAAATATGGTTGAAGCGGGTATCGTAGACCCAGCTAAAGTTACACGTTCTGCTCTTCAAAACGCAGCATCAGTATCAGCAATGTTCTTAACAACTGAAGCTGTAATCGCTGACCAACCAGATGAGAATGGTGGCGGAATGCCAGACATGGCTGGAATGGGTGGCATGGGTGGAATGGGCGGCATGATGTAA
- the groES gene encoding co-chaperone GroES, with translation MLKPLGDRVVIELVETEEKTASGIVLPDSAKEKPQEGKIVAVGTGRVLENGERVALEVKEGDKVIFSKYAGTEVKYEGNEYLVLRESDVLAILG, from the coding sequence TTGTTAAAGCCATTAGGTGATCGTGTTGTAATTGAGTTAGTTGAGACAGAAGAAAAGACTGCAAGTGGTATCGTACTTCCAGACTCTGCGAAGGAAAAACCACAAGAAGGTAAAATTGTTGCAGTAGGTACAGGTCGCGTACTTGAAAATGGTGAGCGTGTTGCTCTTGAAGTGAAGGAAGGCGACAAAGTAATTTTCTCTAAATACGCAGGTACTGAAGTGAAGTACGAAGGTAATGAATATTTAGTTTTACGTGAAAGTGACGTATTAGCTATTCTTGGTTAA
- the nikB gene encoding nickel ABC transporter permease yields MQRFLVSRILSMILALWGVSLVAFFLIRVIPVDPVEAYFAINQLPVSEESMDAIREEQGFNQPLLSQYANWMWQVFQLDFGKSFVSKQDVANELISRFWITLGIAFTALLFVVFISVPIGVLSAVKQYSLFDRLARTSIFTIASMPNFWLAFILIYVVALKWGVLPLMGWGTWQHMILPSLTLALGISPFYIRLIRTSMIEQMQQPYVLYARARGLKESVIVLHHLLRGTLPPLLTSLAMTFGGLLGGAVIIEIVFTIPGIGRYILDSMSARDYVVLQGFILLIGVFYIFINFLADIVCALIDPRIRLKVEGK; encoded by the coding sequence ATGCAACGTTTTCTAGTAAGTAGAATTTTAAGTATGATTTTGGCGCTGTGGGGTGTATCCCTCGTTGCTTTTTTCTTAATTAGGGTGATTCCAGTTGACCCTGTTGAAGCTTACTTTGCCATCAATCAATTACCAGTTAGCGAGGAATCAATGGACGCAATTCGTGAAGAGCAGGGGTTTAATCAGCCTCTGCTTTCTCAATATGCCAATTGGATGTGGCAGGTGTTTCAACTTGATTTTGGAAAATCGTTTGTTTCAAAGCAGGATGTCGCAAATGAACTAATAAGCAGGTTTTGGATAACTTTAGGGATTGCCTTCACAGCCTTGCTTTTTGTAGTTTTTATAAGTGTTCCCATAGGTGTTTTATCAGCAGTAAAGCAATACAGCCTATTTGATAGGCTTGCACGTACATCGATTTTTACGATTGCCTCTATGCCTAATTTTTGGTTAGCCTTTATTTTAATATACGTTGTGGCGTTGAAATGGGGGGTCTTACCGTTGATGGGGTGGGGAACATGGCAGCATATGATATTACCATCATTGACACTAGCACTGGGAATAAGTCCATTTTATATTCGGTTAATCCGAACAAGTATGATAGAGCAGATGCAGCAACCCTATGTTTTATATGCTCGGGCTCGTGGTTTAAAAGAGAGTGTCATAGTACTCCATCATCTGTTAAGGGGAACGTTACCTCCTTTATTAACATCATTAGCTATGACGTTTGGCGGTTTATTAGGTGGAGCAGTGATCATAGAGATCGTATTTACAATTCCTGGAATAGGAAGATATATCTTGGATTCAATGAGTGCCCGAGATTATGTTGTATTACAAGGCTTTATATTGTTAATCGGGGTCTTTTATATTTTCATAAATTTCTTAGCGGATATCGTGTGTGCCCTGATTGATCCACGAATTCGTTTAAAGGTGGAGGGAAAATGA
- a CDS encoding YdiK family protein, which translates to MRTSPTFMALVYALIGVMFTYLAIQNVQVAGWNFWTYLFIGLSAVDFMMAYRFFQMRKSIKKSK; encoded by the coding sequence ATGAGAACGTCTCCTACATTTATGGCGCTCGTCTATGCCTTAATAGGTGTCATGTTCACCTATTTAGCGATTCAAAATGTCCAAGTAGCAGGCTGGAATTTTTGGACATACCTTTTTATCGGTTTATCAGCCGTTGATTTTATGATGGCCTATCGATTTTTTCAAATGAGAAAATCTATAAAAAAGTCTAAATAA
- the nikA gene encoding nickel ABC transporter substrate-binding protein: MKKLALLVLSCTLMLMIAACSNEQTSIQETSKQEGTLANDTLTLSWPLDIGEVNPHLYAPNEMFAQALLYDPLVSYGDNGEITPALATEWEISDDGKSYLFTLREGVVYSDGSSLTAGNVKRNIEAVLQNMERHSWLEAVSIIEKVEVIDELKVKVDLKEAYYPFLQELTLIRPLRMLGDSGFPESGLTVEEIKAPIGTGPWVLTDYAKDSHAEFTRNENYWGEKPKIEKVILKVIPDSQARIMALEKGDIDLIFGSGQLAPVEYQNLEQNGTYQTLISGPLSTRVLAINSTVAPTNEKEVRLALHHAMDRETIVEHLLNGLEEEAHSLFSPGFPYSDIEVGQYKNNIEEAKRLLDQAGWKEVEGQPFRMKDNQVLQVTIPYRSTEQIHKGILEYLQSAWLEIGIDVKLQAEEPQIYTQKVRDGEFNLTFNDTWGVPYDPHMYIRTMIGENQLGNYAQSGTTISSEFVTTVEKVIRSTDENERQTLYEEILRGIHEEAMLIPISYRTNYLVANNSVKGLQFTPHQYEVPLSLFELEE; encoded by the coding sequence ATGAAAAAACTAGCTTTGCTCGTACTCTCTTGTACACTTATGTTAATGATAGCGGCTTGTAGTAATGAACAGACAAGTATTCAAGAAACAAGCAAACAAGAAGGAACATTGGCTAATGATACATTGACGTTATCTTGGCCCTTGGATATTGGAGAGGTAAATCCACATCTATATGCACCTAATGAAATGTTTGCTCAGGCGTTGCTGTATGATCCACTAGTAAGCTACGGTGATAATGGAGAGATAACACCTGCCTTAGCTACAGAATGGGAGATTTCAGATGATGGGAAAAGCTATTTATTCACTTTACGTGAAGGTGTAGTGTATTCAGATGGTTCGTCTCTTACAGCGGGGAATGTGAAAAGAAATATAGAAGCCGTTCTTCAAAATATGGAAAGACACAGCTGGCTAGAAGCTGTAAGTATTATTGAAAAAGTAGAAGTGATAGATGAACTAAAAGTAAAAGTAGATTTAAAAGAAGCCTACTATCCTTTTCTACAAGAGTTAACGTTAATTCGTCCACTGAGAATGTTAGGTGACAGTGGGTTTCCTGAGAGTGGTTTAACAGTGGAAGAAATCAAAGCTCCTATTGGAACAGGTCCGTGGGTTTTAACTGATTATGCGAAAGATAGTCATGCTGAGTTTACACGTAACGAAAATTATTGGGGAGAAAAGCCTAAAATAGAAAAAGTTATTCTTAAGGTCATTCCAGACTCGCAAGCACGCATCATGGCCTTGGAGAAAGGAGATATTGATTTAATATTTGGAAGTGGCCAACTTGCTCCTGTTGAATATCAGAATCTGGAACAGAATGGAACATATCAAACGTTAATTTCAGGTCCATTATCAACGAGAGTTTTGGCTATTAATTCAACCGTTGCTCCAACGAATGAAAAAGAAGTTAGATTAGCACTTCATCATGCAATGGATCGTGAGACCATCGTGGAGCATTTATTAAATGGTTTAGAGGAAGAGGCACATTCTTTATTCTCGCCTGGTTTCCCTTATAGTGATATTGAGGTAGGTCAATATAAGAACAATATCGAAGAAGCTAAGAGATTACTTGATCAAGCTGGTTGGAAAGAAGTAGAGGGACAACCATTTCGAATGAAAGATAATCAAGTCTTACAAGTAACAATTCCATATCGCAGTACGGAGCAAATACATAAAGGTATATTAGAGTATTTGCAAAGTGCATGGCTTGAAATCGGGATTGATGTAAAGTTACAGGCGGAAGAACCTCAAATCTATACTCAAAAAGTGAGAGATGGAGAATTTAATCTGACTTTTAATGATACATGGGGTGTACCATACGACCCACATATGTATATTCGTACGATGATTGGAGAGAACCAATTAGGAAACTATGCACAAAGTGGAACAACTATTTCATCTGAGTTTGTTACCACTGTCGAAAAAGTGATTCGTTCAACCGATGAAAATGAACGACAAACATTGTATGAAGAGATTCTGAGAGGAATTCATGAAGAAGCGATGCTTATTCCAATCTCATATCGTACCAATTACTTAGTAGCCAATAATAGTGTTAAAGGCTTACAGTTTACTCCGCATCAATATGAAGTACCACTCTCACTATTTGAATTAGAGGAATAG
- a CDS encoding CPBP family intramembrane glutamic endopeptidase, translating to MSKRYWWVLITYIAMHMSAFIGVPLLKLMDIPLERIPGIWSTISFSAALLIIVILLLPDIRNRHQVRGRSSKSEAAMWSVLGVLLAFVAQYISIYISVFLLGVEPGSENTERISEYARIFPLFIIIMAVIGPILEEIIFRQVIFGSLYKKYNFIIAALISSLIFALVHMDLDYILVYTALAFVFAYLYVKTKRILVPIIAHVAMNTIAVLVHVIYGERLDELQRQLEQIQSFIGGFIV from the coding sequence GTGTCTAAACGCTATTGGTGGGTATTAATTACATATATCGCCATGCATATGTCTGCTTTTATTGGTGTTCCATTATTGAAACTTATGGATATACCTTTGGAAAGAATTCCAGGGATTTGGAGTACCATTAGTTTTTCAGCTGCATTATTGATTATCGTAATTTTACTCCTACCTGACATACGTAATCGCCATCAAGTTCGTGGCCGTTCTTCTAAATCTGAAGCCGCGATGTGGTCGGTGCTTGGTGTACTCCTTGCATTTGTAGCACAATACATTTCGATTTATATTTCAGTTTTTCTATTAGGAGTAGAACCTGGATCTGAAAATACAGAGCGAATCTCTGAATATGCCCGTATCTTTCCATTGTTTATCATCATTATGGCCGTAATCGGCCCAATTCTTGAGGAGATTATATTTAGGCAAGTTATTTTTGGTTCACTCTATAAAAAATATAACTTTATTATCGCTGCGCTTATCAGCTCATTAATTTTCGCTCTCGTGCACATGGATTTAGACTACATATTAGTTTACACTGCTCTTGCGTTTGTTTTTGCTTATCTCTATGTGAAAACAAAACGAATTCTAGTACCGATTATCGCACATGTTGCTATGAATACCATAGCTGTTTTAGTCCATGTTATCTATGGAGAAAGACTAGATGAATTACAACGACAACTAGAGCAAATACAATCATTTATTGGAGGATTTATAGTATGA
- a CDS encoding DHA2 family efflux MFS transporter permease subunit, with protein MSNISEKWMVVIAVLIGTFTLILNNSMLNPAVPQLMTVFDTDAVSTGWVITIFMVTMGMTMPLTGFLGDKWGKKRLYIIGLGIFVVGSILGTFSWNLSSLIIFRGIQGVGGGIMMPLSMALIFANFPKQERGMATGIYGVAAMMAPTIGPTIGGIIIETGSWHYLFLCNVPFGLLGIWFASKYLKETEMNSKITFDRWGFITVTIGVGLILLALGRTSSLEHLTNALNISFIVIGSVCLVLFIMIEKKQKYPLLDLTIFKITPYSLSVCVSGVMSIGLFGGVFLIPLLLQNVYGFNAIVTGLVFLPTALLMGIFMTVGGRILDQRGGTGVITTGLIISTICTFLLGSLTMETSLAFIIILMAIRGVGFGLSSMPATTAGMNAIPEQFISRGSAMNNVLRQMSSALGIVFISIYYEVRKAQLYGIEESVEAANLQAINEGFIILAVLTAITVPLGYLLGKTAKEMPTQEKNVS; from the coding sequence ATGAGTAATATATCAGAAAAGTGGATGGTCGTCATTGCTGTATTGATTGGGACGTTCACGTTAATCTTAAATAATAGTATGCTCAACCCTGCTGTACCACAGCTCATGACTGTATTCGATACAGATGCGGTTTCTACAGGATGGGTCATTACGATTTTCATGGTAACAATGGGGATGACCATGCCCCTAACGGGTTTCCTCGGTGATAAATGGGGTAAGAAACGGTTATATATTATCGGACTAGGTATTTTTGTAGTAGGTTCGATTCTTGGTACTTTTTCATGGAACCTTTCATCTCTCATCATTTTTAGAGGTATACAAGGAGTAGGTGGGGGCATTATGATGCCTTTATCGATGGCGCTTATTTTTGCTAATTTTCCCAAACAGGAAAGAGGAATGGCAACCGGGATATATGGTGTTGCGGCAATGATGGCCCCTACCATCGGTCCAACGATTGGTGGAATAATTATCGAAACGGGAAGTTGGCATTACTTATTTTTATGTAATGTTCCTTTTGGGTTATTAGGAATTTGGTTTGCTTCGAAATATTTAAAAGAAACGGAAATGAATTCGAAAATTACATTTGATCGTTGGGGATTTATAACGGTTACTATCGGTGTTGGTTTAATTCTTCTTGCACTTGGCCGTACCTCAAGTCTTGAACATCTTACGAATGCTCTAAATATTAGTTTTATCGTTATTGGATCTGTTTGTTTAGTTTTATTTATTATGATAGAGAAAAAACAAAAGTATCCATTACTAGATTTAACGATATTTAAAATTACCCCATATTCTCTGAGTGTTTGTGTTTCAGGAGTGATGTCGATCGGTTTGTTCGGGGGTGTATTTTTGATCCCGCTACTACTACAAAATGTGTATGGTTTTAACGCCATTGTCACGGGTCTCGTATTTTTGCCTACCGCTTTATTAATGGGAATTTTTATGACCGTAGGTGGACGTATTTTAGATCAGCGTGGAGGAACAGGGGTTATTACTACTGGGCTAATTATTTCAACAATTTGTACATTTTTATTAGGCTCTTTGACAATGGAAACGTCCCTTGCATTTATTATCATTCTTATGGCTATTAGGGGAGTAGGGTTTGGACTTTCAAGTATGCCTGCAACAACCGCTGGTATGAATGCAATACCAGAGCAATTCATTTCTCGTGGCTCGGCCATGAATAATGTATTGCGCCAAATGAGTTCAGCCTTAGGGATCGTATTCATTTCTATTTATTATGAAGTAAGAAAAGCACAATTATATGGAATTGAAGAGTCGGTTGAAGCAGCTAACTTACAAGCCATTAATGAAGGATTTATTATTTTAGCTGTGTTAACTGCGATTACAGTTCCTTTAGGTTATTTACTCGGAAAAACCGCAAAAGAAATGCCCACGCAGGAAAAAAATGTTTCATAA
- a CDS encoding DoxX family protein, producing the protein MFGQFLRNHSISAGILLFLRVYLGWTWLTLGWGKITGDFNAGGYLQGSVANPVVNGEGLIYPNYVAFLEKFAIPNADLFSGMVAWGEFLVGLGLILGVFTSAAAFFGVMMNFAFMFAGTISTNPWLVLISMFILAAGANAGRYGGDRWVLPYLRQSFMKKSDDQMLDGQKKVIKVA; encoded by the coding sequence ATGTTTGGTCAATTCTTACGCAATCATTCTATTTCAGCAGGTATCCTTTTATTTCTACGTGTATATCTAGGTTGGACTTGGTTAACTTTAGGTTGGGGAAAAATTACAGGCGACTTTAATGCTGGAGGTTATTTACAAGGTTCAGTAGCTAACCCTGTAGTAAACGGGGAAGGTCTTATATATCCGAATTACGTAGCGTTTTTAGAGAAGTTTGCTATTCCGAATGCGGATCTATTTAGTGGTATGGTAGCATGGGGAGAGTTTCTTGTAGGTTTAGGACTTATTCTTGGTGTATTCACTAGTGCTGCAGCATTCTTTGGTGTAATGATGAACTTCGCATTTATGTTTGCGGGAACTATTTCCACTAATCCATGGCTGGTGTTAATTTCAATGTTTATTTTAGCAGCTGGTGCAAATGCAGGTCGTTACGGTGGAGATCGTTGGGTATTACCTTATTTACGACAAAGTTTTATGAAAAAATCAGATGATCAAATGTTAGATGGTCAGAAAAAAGTTATAAAAGTTGCATAA